From the Brassica napus cultivar Da-Ae chromosome A8, Da-Ae, whole genome shotgun sequence genome, one window contains:
- the BNAANNG25290D gene encoding uncharacterized protein BNAANNG25290D, protein NSFFLNLNYSITQIIISVVVITELLVEYTAALAKLTAGILPRRQGDRDVVRIGGFSLRYPPRSTTTIPDFSSHLVDF, encoded by the coding sequence aattctttttttttaaacttaaattaTAGTATAACTCAGATCATAATTTCTGTTGTTGTCATCACTGAGCTACTGGTTGAGTACACGGCGGCGCTGGCAAAACTCACCGCCGGGATTCTTCCGAGACGTCAAGGAGACAGAGACGTCGTACGCATCGGCGGTTTCTCTCTACGTTATCCTCCTCGATCGACGACAACGATTCCAGATTTCTCTTCTCATCTCGTTGACTTCTGA
- the BNAA08G14020D gene encoding uncharacterized protein BNAA08G14020D, translating into MISVVIIVELLVEYTTALAKLTADILPRRQGDGNFIRIGNFSMYCPPRSSPVPDFSSHLVDF; encoded by the coding sequence ATGATCTCTGTTGTAATCATCGTTGAGCTACTAGTGGAGTACACGACAGCTCTCGCTAAACTCACCGCTGATATTCTTCCGAGGCGGCAAGGCGACGGAAACTTCATAAGGATTGGCAATTTCTCAATGTATTGTCCTCCTAGATCCTCGCCCGTTCCTGATTTCTCTTCGCATCTCGTCGATTTCTAA
- the LOC106361222 gene encoding uncharacterized protein LOC106361222: MISVVIITGLLVEYTAALAKLTAGILPRRQGDSNVVRVGGFILPCPSPSSTNRSSPIPDFSSHLVDF; encoded by the coding sequence ATGATCTCCGTTGTAATCATCACTGGTCTACTAGTGGAGTACACAGCAGCTCTCGCAAAACTCACCGCAGGGATTCTTCCGAGACGGCAAGGAGACAGCAACGTAGTACGAGTTGGTGGTTTCATCTTGCCTTGTCCTTCTCCGTCCAGTACTAATCGGTCGTCGCCGATACCAGACTTTTCTTCTCATCTTGTAGATTTCTGA